The following are encoded in a window of Nibricoccus aquaticus genomic DNA:
- a CDS encoding 50S ribosomal protein L11 methyltransferase, producing the protein MELFEIKAEIPVFAADETDNVLLELGVEGWSLLEDAIAKRAWIVGVFTSAEEADTRWEELRPMLPAEPLSEPERRALGDRDWKDSYKAHFKAWKFGRLHWVPIWEREAYALPAGEVAIWLDPGLAFGTGNHETTRLCIERLIALEGKSAKSMARVIDAGCGSGILALSAAKLGYGNVEAFDNDPEAVRVSEENAAMNGAAGAVKFFTGDLVSGLAGRQAEIVLANIQADVLMRFAKELIGAVAPGGALILSGILAHENEQVRAAFVAAAPGWTVEARTMGEWSDVLLVRPV; encoded by the coding sequence ATGGAGCTTTTTGAGATCAAGGCTGAGATTCCCGTCTTCGCGGCGGATGAAACGGACAATGTGCTGCTCGAGCTGGGCGTGGAGGGCTGGAGTTTGCTGGAGGACGCGATTGCGAAGCGGGCGTGGATTGTGGGTGTGTTCACGAGTGCCGAGGAAGCGGATACGCGGTGGGAGGAGTTGCGGCCGATGTTGCCGGCGGAGCCGTTGAGCGAGCCGGAGCGTCGGGCATTGGGGGATCGCGATTGGAAGGATAGCTACAAGGCGCATTTCAAGGCGTGGAAGTTTGGCCGTTTGCACTGGGTGCCGATCTGGGAGCGCGAGGCGTATGCGTTGCCCGCGGGTGAGGTGGCGATCTGGCTCGATCCGGGGCTGGCGTTTGGGACGGGAAATCATGAGACGACGCGGTTGTGCATTGAGCGGTTGATCGCGCTGGAAGGGAAAAGCGCGAAGTCGATGGCGCGGGTGATCGATGCGGGGTGCGGGTCGGGGATTCTGGCGTTGTCGGCGGCGAAGCTGGGTTATGGGAACGTGGAGGCGTTCGATAACGATCCGGAGGCTGTGCGTGTGAGTGAGGAGAACGCAGCGATGAATGGCGCGGCGGGGGCGGTGAAATTTTTCACGGGCGATCTGGTATCCGGCCTGGCCGGACGGCAGGCGGAGATCGTGCTGGCGAACATCCAGGCGGATGTGCTGATGCGGTTCGCGAAGGAGCTGATCGGGGCGGTGGCGCCGGGCGGGGCGTTGATCCTCAGCGGGATTCTGGCGCATGAGAACGAGCAAGTGAGGGCGGCGTTTGTCGCGGCGGCGCCGGGCTGGACAGTGGAGGCGCGCACGATGGGCGAGTGGTCGGATGTGCTGCTGGTGCGGCCAGTTTGA
- the creD gene encoding cell envelope integrity protein CreD, with amino-acid sequence MLRSEDGWMDTASSLVSASRGWFQRRALFFKVIGVGIFGLLLLIPLGMVRSVLWERQMRSAEAVNSITETWGRSQRILGPVLVVPYTWKAEFEETTVVEGRRVKEMKTAEFSSEAFFLPEKLQVAGDLEMSERRRGIYAVPVYAGKLRLAGTFIRPEFGFTGVKNPQPQWERARVSFVLSDLRGAREALVVNWAGKPAALQPGAQLAGFKKGVSAGVVVDALAAEQTFSLELTMNGSEALTVVPLGRETTVALTSNWPDPSFMGAFLPVKREIGTEGFSAEWAVSYYGRDFPQQWTTRTGERAPEEEIFAQSEFGVKLAPAVSAYRTVERAIKYGVLFVALVFTVFFLFEAVCALKLNALNYLLVGAALCLFFLGLLALSEVASFENAYAGAAAASMVLIGLYGWRVLRSAFRAVLVSGMLGGVYAYLFFVLRMEDMSLVAGTAGLFVVLAAVMYATRGLRTEVKAEETAAGAADVGVAR; translated from the coding sequence ATGTTGCGCAGTGAAGATGGGTGGATGGATACAGCCTCTTCTTTGGTTTCGGCGAGTCGTGGGTGGTTTCAGCGGCGCGCTTTGTTTTTCAAGGTCATCGGCGTGGGGATTTTTGGGCTGCTGCTACTGATCCCGCTCGGAATGGTGCGGTCGGTTTTGTGGGAGCGGCAGATGCGCTCTGCGGAGGCGGTGAATTCGATCACGGAAACATGGGGGCGGTCGCAGCGGATTCTGGGGCCGGTGCTGGTGGTACCTTACACGTGGAAGGCGGAGTTTGAGGAGACGACCGTGGTCGAGGGGCGTCGGGTGAAGGAGATGAAGACGGCGGAGTTTTCGTCGGAGGCGTTTTTCCTGCCGGAGAAGCTGCAGGTCGCGGGCGACCTGGAGATGTCGGAGCGGCGGCGGGGGATTTATGCGGTGCCGGTTTATGCTGGGAAGCTGCGGCTGGCGGGGACTTTTATTCGGCCGGAGTTTGGGTTTACCGGTGTGAAGAATCCGCAGCCGCAGTGGGAGCGGGCGCGGGTGAGTTTTGTGTTGAGCGATCTGCGAGGTGCGCGTGAGGCGTTGGTCGTGAACTGGGCGGGGAAACCGGCGGCGTTGCAGCCGGGGGCGCAGCTGGCGGGCTTCAAGAAGGGGGTGAGTGCGGGCGTGGTGGTCGATGCGCTGGCGGCTGAGCAGACGTTTTCATTGGAGCTCACGATGAATGGGAGCGAGGCGTTGACGGTGGTGCCGTTGGGGCGGGAGACGACGGTGGCGCTGACGTCGAACTGGCCGGATCCGAGTTTCATGGGGGCGTTTTTGCCGGTGAAGCGGGAGATCGGGACGGAGGGTTTTTCGGCGGAGTGGGCGGTGTCGTATTATGGGCGCGATTTCCCGCAGCAGTGGACGACGCGCACCGGTGAGCGCGCGCCGGAGGAGGAAATTTTCGCGCAGTCGGAGTTTGGCGTGAAGCTGGCGCCGGCGGTGAGCGCGTACCGGACGGTGGAGCGGGCGATCAAGTATGGGGTGCTGTTTGTGGCTCTGGTGTTCACGGTGTTCTTTTTGTTCGAGGCGGTGTGCGCGTTGAAACTAAACGCGCTGAACTATCTGCTGGTGGGGGCGGCGCTGTGTTTGTTTTTCCTGGGGTTGCTGGCGTTGTCGGAGGTGGCCTCATTCGAAAATGCGTACGCGGGTGCGGCGGCGGCCTCGATGGTGCTCATCGGGCTGTATGGCTGGCGGGTGTTGCGGAGTGCGTTTCGCGCGGTGCTGGTTAGTGGGATGCTCGGGGGCGTTTATGCGTATCTGTTTTTCGTGCTGCGCATGGAGGACATGTCGCTGGTGGCGGGTACGGCCGGGCTGTTCGTGGTGCTGGCGGCGGTGATGTATGCGACGCGCGGGCTGCGGACGGAGGTGAAGGCGGAAGAGACGGCGGCGGGTGCGGCAGATGTGGGCGTGGCGCGGTAA
- a CDS encoding archaeosortase/exosortase family protein, which translates to MIHAKTRSREEGIGVAAGVAEKSVGAMRLWLGAWVVGVNWEVVRWYVARLGDGGDEPLGIVALVAAVLMTPRAVWRARMSNTALVLSAGLALVAVVGSGFVPMLVRGGLVAGALGVVIAGGGGAWGRAGLLGLSLPLMATAQFYAGYPLRVLTAELGRPLLWLAGVATERSGVLLSWAGGEVVVDAPCSGVRMLWVGVVLACGLAAWRRAGVGKTAALLVLGVGGVVAGNAVRAAVLFLTESGVWPNAAWVHETVGAVIFGAVEMGLWVWAGRGKGEERRVKGERAEVGGWRLGRGFMWIGWVSVGVAVLVFGGAVGNRARGNGASAVAENAVEAEAGWPEFFEGAPLMPVGKSERLGDMVGGLAGETRVFTQSGRVVLLRRLRAASRTVHPVADCFRAWGFRVAGQRLVKDEGGVLWSEFEAERGAEFWRVRERWRDERGKVWTDVSAWWWAAQGAEARGPWWAEAVMVRGDEVRS; encoded by the coding sequence GTGATTCACGCAAAGACGCGAAGCCGCGAAGAAGGCATCGGCGTGGCGGCCGGGGTGGCGGAGAAGTCCGTCGGGGCGATGCGTCTTTGGCTGGGCGCGTGGGTGGTGGGGGTGAATTGGGAGGTGGTGCGCTGGTATGTCGCGAGGTTGGGCGATGGCGGGGATGAACCGTTGGGAATCGTGGCGCTGGTGGCGGCGGTGTTGATGACGCCGCGGGCGGTGTGGCGTGCCCGGATGTCGAATACGGCGCTGGTGTTGAGTGCAGGGCTGGCGTTGGTGGCGGTTGTCGGGTCGGGGTTTGTGCCGATGCTGGTGCGTGGGGGATTGGTGGCGGGGGCGCTGGGCGTGGTGATTGCGGGCGGTGGGGGGGCGTGGGGGCGAGCGGGTTTGCTGGGGTTGTCGCTGCCGCTGATGGCGACGGCGCAGTTTTATGCCGGATATCCTCTGCGCGTGCTGACAGCGGAGCTGGGCAGGCCGCTGTTGTGGCTGGCGGGCGTGGCGACGGAGCGCAGCGGCGTTTTGTTGAGCTGGGCGGGAGGAGAAGTCGTCGTGGACGCGCCGTGCAGCGGGGTGCGGATGCTGTGGGTGGGGGTGGTGCTCGCGTGCGGGCTGGCGGCGTGGCGGCGGGCGGGTGTTGGGAAGACGGCCGCGTTGCTGGTGCTGGGCGTGGGCGGAGTGGTGGCGGGAAATGCGGTGAGGGCGGCGGTGCTGTTTCTCACCGAGAGCGGTGTGTGGCCGAATGCGGCGTGGGTACACGAGACGGTGGGCGCGGTGATTTTCGGCGCGGTGGAGATGGGGCTTTGGGTGTGGGCGGGGCGGGGGAAGGGTGAAGAGAGAAGGGTGAAGGGTGAAAGGGCGGAGGTGGGAGGATGGAGGTTGGGCCGTGGTTTTATGTGGATCGGATGGGTGTCGGTCGGAGTCGCGGTGCTGGTGTTTGGTGGCGCGGTTGGGAATCGGGCGCGTGGAAACGGCGCGAGTGCGGTCGCGGAAAACGCGGTGGAGGCGGAGGCGGGATGGCCGGAGTTTTTTGAGGGGGCGCCGTTGATGCCGGTCGGAAAGAGCGAGCGGCTGGGGGATATGGTGGGCGGGCTGGCGGGAGAAACGCGGGTGTTCACGCAGAGCGGGCGCGTCGTGTTATTGCGGAGACTGCGGGCGGCGTCGCGGACGGTGCATCCAGTGGCGGATTGTTTTCGGGCGTGGGGTTTTCGCGTGGCGGGGCAGCGGTTGGTGAAGGACGAAGGTGGAGTTTTATGGAGTGAATTTGAGGCGGAGCGCGGGGCGGAGTTTTGGCGGGTGCGGGAGCGGTGGCGGGATGAGCGGGGGAAGGTTTGGACAGATGTGTCGGCCTGGTGGTGGGCGGCGCAGGGGGCGGAGGCGCGCGGGCCGTGGTGGGCGGAGGCGGTGATGGTGCGGGGTGACGAGGTGCGATCTTAA
- a CDS encoding VIT and vWA domain-containing protein has product MDAFFRGELDFRNGWRARERMRLVVAWVIGLALMALALSGAEPERAGSPYFAVKGAERGVDALPLKSTDVQAVLVGPIAEVRVTQVYANEGGVPLEARYVFPGSTRAAVHAMTMTVGGRRIDAVIKEKGEARKTYEKAKSEGRTAALLEAARSNVFEMNVGNILPGDVVTVELRYSEMISPEEGRYEWVFPTVVGPRYAGTAKSEEGRVKRENGSGGTEAGSQVPEGGGQASEDGRLAGARRYVGAGEEPVFTLEVEIVTGVPVREVTCGTHKVETRTEGGRTRVVLPVTEDAQMNRDCILRYRLAGDAIAGGLMVDEWKGEKYFMLTLQPPARVTPAFVPPRDFVFVVDVSGSMHGFPLETAKKLMSELLMSLREADSFNVLLFSGGSRVLSGEPVAATPENIAAALAMLGRQQGGGSTELLPALKEALELPKRAGVSRSVVVVTDGYVMVEAEAYALVREKLSEANLFSFGIGSSVNRELIERLARAGRAEAAVIEGEARVVEEAAKFRAMIESPVLTQVRTEFVDFATREVFPQVQPDVLAARPLVVIGKFSGEAASDGAGGKIVVKGFSGGGVWEGKVDVGGAVDLRGSGVLAQLWARERLEQLRDLHAVGDEPVKRKEEIVALGLKYNLLTPYTSFVAVDTVVRKAAGDDAQKVDQTVALPEGMSAGEGVPTTPEPGTVTLMVMAALVVAWGVWRERKRVRGRSRDNAGHGGSM; this is encoded by the coding sequence ATGGATGCTTTCTTTCGTGGGGAATTGGATTTTCGAAACGGCTGGCGTGCGCGGGAGCGGATGCGGCTGGTCGTGGCGTGGGTGATCGGGCTGGCGCTGATGGCGCTGGCGTTGAGTGGGGCGGAGCCGGAGCGTGCCGGGTCGCCTTACTTTGCGGTGAAGGGCGCGGAGAGGGGTGTGGATGCGTTGCCGCTTAAGAGCACGGATGTGCAGGCGGTGCTGGTCGGGCCGATCGCGGAGGTGCGGGTGACGCAGGTTTATGCGAACGAGGGCGGCGTGCCGCTGGAGGCGCGGTATGTTTTCCCCGGGTCAACGCGGGCGGCGGTTCATGCGATGACGATGACCGTGGGTGGCCGGAGGATCGACGCGGTCATCAAAGAAAAGGGCGAGGCGCGGAAGACGTATGAGAAGGCGAAGAGCGAGGGGCGGACGGCGGCGTTGCTCGAGGCAGCGCGGAGCAATGTGTTTGAGATGAATGTCGGGAATATTCTGCCCGGCGATGTGGTGACGGTGGAGCTGCGCTATTCGGAGATGATTTCACCGGAGGAAGGGCGGTATGAATGGGTGTTTCCGACGGTGGTGGGGCCGCGGTATGCGGGGACGGCGAAGAGTGAAGAGGGAAGGGTGAAGCGTGAAAACGGAAGCGGGGGAACAGAGGCCGGAAGCCAGGTGCCAGAGGGCGGAGGGCAGGCGTCGGAGGACGGACGACTCGCGGGCGCTCGTCGCTACGTGGGGGCGGGGGAGGAGCCGGTGTTTACGTTGGAGGTGGAAATCGTGACGGGGGTGCCGGTGCGGGAGGTGACTTGTGGGACACACAAGGTCGAGACGCGGACGGAAGGCGGGCGGACGCGGGTGGTGTTGCCGGTGACCGAGGACGCGCAGATGAACCGGGATTGTATTTTGCGGTATCGGCTGGCTGGCGACGCGATCGCGGGCGGGTTGATGGTGGATGAGTGGAAGGGGGAGAAGTATTTCATGCTGACTCTCCAGCCTCCGGCGCGGGTGACGCCGGCGTTCGTGCCGCCACGGGATTTTGTTTTCGTGGTGGATGTGTCGGGGTCGATGCACGGGTTTCCACTGGAGACCGCAAAGAAGCTGATGAGCGAGTTGCTGATGTCGTTGCGGGAGGCGGACTCGTTTAACGTGCTGCTATTTTCTGGTGGGAGTCGCGTGCTGTCGGGCGAGCCGGTGGCGGCGACGCCGGAGAATATTGCGGCGGCGCTGGCGATGTTGGGGCGTCAGCAGGGAGGTGGGAGCACGGAGTTGCTGCCGGCGTTGAAGGAGGCGCTGGAGCTGCCGAAGCGCGCCGGGGTGTCGCGTAGTGTGGTCGTGGTGACGGATGGTTATGTGATGGTGGAGGCGGAGGCGTATGCGCTCGTGCGTGAGAAGCTGAGCGAGGCGAATCTGTTTTCGTTTGGGATCGGGAGTTCGGTGAATCGTGAGCTCATCGAACGGCTGGCGCGGGCTGGGCGGGCGGAAGCGGCGGTGATCGAAGGTGAGGCGCGGGTGGTGGAAGAGGCGGCGAAGTTTCGGGCGATGATCGAGTCGCCGGTGCTGACGCAGGTGCGGACAGAGTTTGTGGATTTCGCGACGCGGGAGGTTTTCCCGCAGGTGCAGCCGGATGTGCTGGCGGCGCGACCGCTGGTGGTGATCGGGAAATTTTCCGGAGAGGCGGCGAGTGATGGAGCTGGTGGGAAGATTGTGGTGAAGGGATTTTCCGGAGGCGGAGTTTGGGAAGGAAAAGTCGATGTGGGTGGCGCGGTGGATTTGCGCGGGAGCGGGGTGCTGGCGCAGTTGTGGGCGCGGGAGCGGCTGGAGCAGTTGCGTGATTTGCATGCGGTGGGCGATGAGCCGGTGAAGCGGAAGGAGGAGATCGTGGCCTTGGGGCTGAAGTACAATTTGCTGACGCCGTACACGTCGTTCGTGGCGGTCGACACGGTGGTGCGGAAGGCGGCGGGTGATGATGCGCAGAAGGTGGATCAGACGGTGGCGTTGCCGGAGGGGATGAGCGCGGGCGAGGGTGTGCCGACGACGCCGGAGCCGGGTACGGTGACGTTGATGGTCATGGCGGCGCTGGTGGTGGCTTGGGGTGTGTGGAGGGAACGCAAGCGGGTGCGTGGGCGTTCGCGGGATAATGCAGGGCACGGAGGATCGATGTGA